A single window of Electrophorus electricus isolate fEleEle1 chromosome 16, fEleEle1.pri, whole genome shotgun sequence DNA harbors:
- the mxra5a gene encoding matrix-remodeling-associated protein 5: MGRSAARVLMLLVLATLPGRSRCCPRPCACHQPKEVHCTFRSLLTVPAGVPRQVERMNLGFNTINRITDSSFAGMRKLEFLLMHGNDVHNIPGGVFRDLISLQMMKLSYNKLKVISQHTFRGLWNLARLHLDHNRIEFIHPDVFQGLTSLRLLQLEGNQLKQLHPATFATLSVLGHFPVSTLKHLYLSENGLMTLPQKMLAGMPHLESLFLHENPWVCDCKMSWFNEWSTNTPGVLKCKKDRAFAGGQLCPLCSSPKHLKKKDLQKLYSPTCNSPVISVPHRTSALDTESELLTINNFRQPFGNITLGLSDEHGNTVDLKCQINEITDSTRINWDHINPHQISANVTLALDLECPIDRSNYERLWRLIAYYSDVPAHLQRELMLSQEAHISYRYRQDAEKDALYYTGVKASVVAEPSWVMQSSLDIQLNRPKSTSKKVRLILSSYVNQVIEADDARKQRRRWVMIESRNDTRLSQVGVVGGGIRMNCSVRSSGNVSVKWMLPDGSKLEAPYRSSDNRITASPNGLLVVTAVDHSDSGAYYCIAQVADDVSVLPFHLTVEESSTAPPVGEEVAEPVVGVAGGSVYLPCDASGSPDPDINWIIPNSSIINMRTNLSKMQVASNGTLIIYHSQLSDNGYYKCVAGNQHGADSLATKVTLTRPSGALPLRKYSSRPQPAEGVSTKIKAPMDNDVETSGNGEAEVKPPLDKIDAPNRRKIPNLGVRGGQPFRKQWRLDPRRRINVSNSQIDPERWANILAKQKPARRGLPKITSTEISTVTVQAESDAQLPCEARGLPKPFLSWTKVTTGASIAQNTRIQRFKVHPNGTLTISHVLPVDQGQYLCSVRNQYGEDKMVVTLIVLAEHPKVLQPRYQDAIVNLGETVELECQSQGHPHPRTTWVLPDRTVVHADAPTPGRRFLILANGTLRITSATYTDRGVYKCISSNAAGADAASVHLMVAALPPVIQQLRRENITLSEGSIAYLNCSATGAPPPTISWTTPYGTQLWPSQFVSGTNTFVFPNGTLYIRHLGQVDAGKYECTATNTVGISLRALSLTVIQSVASARARITSSSAQKTEVIYGGRLQLDCVASGDPEPRVIWRTPSKKLVDAHYSYDPRIKVFINGTLSIHSVTDKDTGDFLCVARNKIGDDYVPLKVSILTKPAKIEQRTQANQKVMYGSDLKVDCVASGLPNPKIQWALPDGTMVNSVRKTDSSSSSRSRRYVVFDNGTLFLNEVGMREQGNYTCYAENQIGKDEMKVHVKVVSDVPVIRNKTYEVVRVMYGESASLKCSVKGEVNPHILWISPTNRAITSASDKYLIHNDGTLFIHNVQRFDGGNYTCLARNSAGQDKKVYRLEILVSPPAINGLRGSTNSLKVSAMRDQRKLIHCEATGTPVPRVIWVLPENVVLPAPYYGAGMTVHRNGTLDIQSLKVTDAAFLTCIAQNEGGEAKLIIQLDVLDTIEKPRLRSPKMESLSLTVGRTLTLNCSVEGSPAPQVTWVLPGGTALMSGSRFTKFFHKTDGTLVISNPALSEAGNYRCLGRNAGGQVERTVVLSPGRKPEINNRYNSPVSIISGESLQLHCLSASDPVHLTWTLPSGVVLNRPQRAGRYTVLQNGTLSIQQASVYDRGSYTCRTANEYGSSLLTISVIIIAYPPRITSSPAATTYARRGVAVQLNCVVVGIPKAEVAWETPDRTRLIVSPQPRLFGNKYLHPQGSLIIQNPMPKDTGFYRCTARNVLGVDSRGAYLHVY, from the exons ATGGGCCGTTCCGCTGCTCGTGTTTTGATGCTGCTGGTATTGGCAACGCTGCCGGGAAGATCGAGATGCTGCCCTCGGCCGTGCGCATGTCACCAGCCGAAAGAAGTGCACTGTACGTTCCGCTCATTGCTCACCGTTCCCGCCGGCGTGCCCAGACAAGTGGAGCGCATGAACTTGGG ATTCAACACGATAAACCGAATCACCGACAGCTCTTTTGCCGGTATGCGTAAACTGGAATTCCTTTTGATGCATGGAAATGACGTTCATAACATTCCTGGTGGGGTGTTCCGCGACCTGATATCCCTTCAG ATGATGAAACTGAGCTATAACAAGCTAAAAGTAATTAGTCAACATACCTTCCGGGGCCTCTGGAACTTAGCCCGGCTGCACTTGGACCACAATCGTATAGAGTTCATCCATCCAGATGTCTTCCAAGGCCTCACCTCCCTTCGCCTGCTCCAGCTGGAGGGTAACCAGCTCAAGCAGCTACATCCGGCCACCTTTGCAACTCTTTCTGTGCTGGGCCACTTCCCTGTGTCCACCCTCAAGCACCTGTACTTGTCAGAAAATGGCCTGATGACACTGCCGCAGAAGATGCTAGCTGGCATGCCTCACCTGGAGAGCCTGTTCCTGCATGAGAACCCCTGGGTCTGTGACTGCAAGATGAGCTGGTTCAACGAGTGGAGCACCAATACAccag GTGTGCTCAAATGTAAGAAAGACAGAGCATTTGCAGGAGGCCAGCTGTGCCCTTTGTGTTCTTCTCCTAAACACCTGAAGAAAAAAGACCTTCAGAAGCTATACAGTCCCACCTGTAACAGTCCAGTCATTAGTGTCCCTCACAGAACCTCTGCCCTTGACACAGAGAGTGAACTATTGACCATAAACAACTTCCGGCAACCTTTTGGGAACATTACACTAGGCCTGTCAGATGAGCATGGAAACACAGTTGATCTCAAGTGCCAAATCAATGAAATTACAGATTCAACCAGAATTAACTGGGACCACATTAATCCACACCAGATCTCTGCAAATGTCACACTGGCATTAGATCTGGAATGCCCAATCGACAGATCCAACTATGAGAGGCTGTGGCGACTCATTGCATATTACAGTGATGTTCCTGCCCACCTGCAAAGGGAGCTCATGCTAAGCCAAGAGGCTCACATTAGCTACAGGTATCGACAGGATGCAGAAAAAGATGCACTTTACTACACTGGCGTGAAAGCCAGTGTTGTGGCAGAGCCTTCATGGGTAATGCAGTCATCACTGGACATTCAGCTAAACAGACCCAAATCCACAAGTAAAAAGGTTAGACTCATTCTAAGCAGCTACGTGAACCAAGTGATAGAGGCAGACGACGCAAGAAAGCAGAGGAGAAGGTGGGTTATGATCGAGTCCAGAAATGATACAAGATTATCGCAGGTTGGAGTGGTGGGCGGTGGCATTCGGATGAACTGCAGTGTGCGCAGCTCTGGGAACGTATCAGTCAAATGGATGCTCCCTGATGGCTCTAAACTTGAAGCGCCATACCGAAGCAGTGATAACAGAATCACAGCATCTCCCAATGGTTTGCTGGTAGTGACAGCTGTGGATCACTCAGATTCAGGAGCGTATTACTGTATAGCACAAGTCGCCGATGATGTCAGTGTTCTGCCCTTTCATCTGACAGTGGAGGAGTCCTCGACTGCGCCACCTGTAGGTGAAGAGGTAGCTGAACCTGTGGTAGGAGTTGCTGGTGGATCTGTCTATCTTCCCTGTGACGCCTCAGGTTCTCCTGATCCAGATATAAATTGGATAATTCCTAATAGCAGCATTATAAACATGAGGACAAACCTATCCAAGATGCAAGTGGCCTCAAATGGAACTTTAATCATCTATCACAGCCAGCTATCAGATAATGGTTATTATAAATGTGTGGCAGGGAATCAACATGGTGCAGACTCACTGGCCACAAAGGTGACCCTGACAAGGCCCTCTGGTGCACTACCTTTAAGGAAATATTCCAGCAGACCTCAGCCTGCAGAAGGAGTctctacaaaaataaaagcccCCATGGACAATGATGTAGAGACATCTGGAAATGGAGAAGCTGAAGTAAAACCTCCTCTTGACAAAATAGATGCCCCTAATAGAAGGAAAATACCAAACCTTGGTGTACGGGGTGGACAACCTTTCAGAAAACAGTGGAGAC TAGATCCAAGAAGGAGAATCAATGTGTCAAACAGTCAGATAGATCCAGAGCGCTGGGCTAACATTCTTGCAAAG CAAAAACCAGCCAGGAGAGGGCTGCCTAAGATTACAAGCACTGAGATTAGCACTGTAACAGTACAAGCAGAGTCAGATGCCCAGCTACCCTGTGAGGCTAGAGGTCTGCCCAAGCCCTTTCTTTCCTGGACTAAAGTTACCACAG GAGCCAGCATTGCTCAGAACACCAGAATCCAGCGGTTCAAGGTCCACCCTAACGGCACCCTCACAATCAGCCATGTCCTCCCTGTGGACCAGGGCCAGTACCTCTGCAGTGTCCGAAACCAGTATGGAGAAGACAAGATGGTCGTCACTTTGATAGTCTTAGCAGAACATCCCAAGGTGTTGCAGCCACGCTATCAAGATGCAATTGTGAACCTCGGAGAAACTGTTGAGCTGGAGTGTCAATCCCAAGGGCACCCTCATCCTCGCACCACCTGGGTACTACCTGATAGGACAGTTGTACATGCAGATGCTCCCACACCTGGCCGACGGTTCCTGATCTTGGCCAATGGCACACTTCGGATTACGTCTGCTACTTATACAGACCGAGGGgtatataaatgcatttctaGCAACGCCGCTGGTGCAGATGCTGCATCAGTACACCTGATGGTTGCTGCCCTGCCACCGGTGATCCAACAGCTGAGGCGAGAGAATATCACCCTCTCCGAAGGCAGCATTGCCTACTTGAACTGTAGTGCCACGGGTGCTCCTCCCCCTACAATCAGCTGGACTACACCTTATGGTACACAGCTCTGGCCTTCACAATTTGTTAGTGGAACTAACACCTTTGTTTTCCCCAATGGGACCCTGTATATTCGTCATTTAGGTCAGGTGGATGCAGGAAAATATGAATGCACAGCAACCAATACAGTTGGTATTTCACTGAGAGCACTTAGTTTGACTGTGATACAGAGTGTTGCATCAGCCAGGGCCAGGATTACCTCGTCATCTGCGCAGAAGACAGAGGTCATCTATGGGGGAAGGCTGCAGCTTGATTGTGTTGCCTCAGGAGATCCAGAGCCCAGGGTCATATGGAGGACTCCATCCAAGAAGCTTGTGGATGCTCATTACAG ttatgaCCCAAGGATCAAAGTGTTTATTAATGGGACACTGTCCATCCACTCTgtgacagacaaagacacaggtGACTTTCTATGTGTGGCACGTAACAAAATTGGAGACGATTATGTACCACTCAAGGTGAGTATCTTAACGAAGCCAGCCAAGATTGAGCAGAGGACTCAGGCCAACCAGAAGGTGATGTACGGGAGTGACCTGAAAGTTGACTGTGTGGCATCAGGGTTGCCAAACCCAAAGATCCAATGGGCTCTGCCTGATGGCACTATGGTCAATAGCGTCAGGAAAACtgacagcagcagtagcagccgCAGTCGCAGGTATGTGGTCTTTGACAACGGCACCCTCTTCCTCAATGAAGTGGGGATGCGAGAGCAAGGTAACTACACTTGCTATGCCGAGAACCAGATCGGCAAGGATGAGATGAAAGTACATGTCAAAGTCGTGTCTGATGTGCCTGTGATCAGAAACAAAACCTATGAGGTTGTCAGGGTCATGTACGGAGAGTCGGCCTCACTGAAGTGCAGTGTCAAAGGAGAGGTTAACCCACACATACTGTGGATCTCCCCAACCAACAGAGCAATTACTTCAGCCTCAGACAAATATTTGATCCATAATGATGGCACTTTATTTATTCACAATGTGCAGCGTTTTGATGGTGGTAACTACACTTGTCTGGCAAGAAACAGTGCAGGGCAAGATAAAAAAGTATACAGGCTAGAAATCCTGGTGTCACCACCTGCAATCAATGGGCTGAGAGGTTCCACAAACTCTTTAAAAGTATCAGCAATGAGAGATCAAAGGAAACTGATCCATTGTGAGGCAACAGGCACTCCTGTTCCCCGTGTGATATGGGTTCTCCCTGAGAATGTTGTTCTCCCAGCACCATACTATGGGGCTGGGATGACAGTTCATCGGAATGGCACTCTTGATATTCAATCTTTGAAGGTAACTGATGCAGCCTTCTTGACCTGTATTGCACAAAATGAAGGAGGAGAGGCAAAGCTTATCATTCAGCTCGATGTGTTGGACACAAtagagaaaccaagactcagGAGCCCCAAAATGGAATCTCTTTCCCTAACTGTAGGCAGGACACTTACCCTTAACTGTTCTGTTGAGGGTTCCCCAGCCCCCCAAGTGACTTGGGTTCTTCCTGGTGGCACTGCACTAATGAGCGGCTCTCGGTTTACCAAGTTCTTCCACAAGACTGATGGGACTTTGGTTATTAGTAATCCTGCTCTGTCAGAGGCAGGAAATTATCGCTGCTTGGGACGCAATGCTGGTGGTCAGGTTGAGAGGACAGTGGTTCTATCACCAGGGCGGAAGCCAGAGATCAACAACAGGTACAACTCACCTGTTAGCATCATCAGTGGCGAAAGCCTCCAGCTGCACTGTCTATCTGCTAGTGACCCCGTCCACCTCACTTGGACCTTGCCAAGCGGGGTGGTTCTAAACCGACCACAGCGGGCAGGTCGTTATACCGTTCTACAAAATGGAACACTTTCCATCCAGCAGGCTTCTGTATATGACCGAGGCTCTTATACTTGCCGCACTGCTAACGAATACGGGAGCTCCTTGCTAACAATCTCTGTTATTATAATAGCATACCCACCACGGATCACCAGTAGCCCAGCTGCTACCACATATGCCCGAAGAGGAGTGGCTGTGCAACTGAATTGTGTAGTTGTCGGTATCCCCAAGGCAGAGGTGGCGTGGGAGACTCCGGACAGGACACGGCTAATCGTCAGCCCTCAGCCACGGCTGTTTGGAAACAAGTACTTGCACCCTCAGGGCTCCCTTATCATCCAGAATCCCATGCCGAAAGACA